In Thermococcus chitonophagus, the genomic stretch ACAGGTAAATCCCGAAGTTCTAACCTATCAAGTTCCCGGGGGCATGATGTCAAATTTGATTGCTCAACTCAGGGAAATGAATGCTCTAGATAGGTTAAATGAAGTGCTAGAAGAGATACCAAGGGTTAGAGAAGACTTAGGATGGCCTCCACTGGTTACTCCCGCGAGCCAGATAGTTGGAACCCAGGCGGTGTTAAACGTTCTCTTTGGGAGGTACAGAATGCTAACCAAAGAAGTTAAGGCATACCTCCTGGGTAAGTACGGCAAGCCTCCGGCCAGGATCAAAGAAGATCTAGTGGGAAGGGTTAAAGATGAGGGAGTTAGGGAGGAGAACAAGGGAATAGAAGAGTGCAGGAAGGAGCTAATCGAGATGGGCTTCATAAGGGAGAGCGAGTGCGAGGAGGATGTGCTAACTTACTGCCTCTTTCCCCAGGTTGCCATCGAGTTCTTCAAGGCAAGGAGAAAGGGAATTAATGGAAATGCTATCCCCAGGGAGGCTAAAAAGTTTAAATTGTTCATCAATGGAGTTGAATTCGATGTGGGCATACTGGAGCAGTGATGAAGGGATTAGCCCCGCTGAGGTGGTGATGAGGCTGGCCCATCGCCGAGCTCCCTCTTAAACCTCATGGCATCCTCACACATATTTGAATTGTTGAAGTATACGAAGCTCTCCTCAACGTGAAAGGCGAGGACCTTATCTCGTATTTTCCTAAGCTCTTCATCGCTGTACCTATGAGAATAGATTATCCTATCGTTCTCGTACCTACCATGGAGCCTGTAATAGTTTACATCTCCGCGGTGGAGGGGAATCGCAACGAGTGGATCCACAACATCAATAACATCAAACTCCTTCACGAACTTCTTTCTTCCCTTTTCACTCCATCCCCTCAGCTCAACTGCTATCTCAATATCCCTTTCTATCTTTGAGAAGAACTTTTCGGCGTTAGTAAAACTCTCATCGCTCTCCTTGAAGCTCTTGGGGAGTTGAATTAAGATGAATCTAGCATTAAGTAGCTTTGCTTCATGTAGCGTTATCCTCCAGTAGTGCAGGACTTCGGAAGTGGGCTTAAGCAGGCCAACGTTCTTACTAGGCCTAACGTTACTCCTTCTCCAAGTCGGGCTATTAGGAGGATGCGTGATTCCCTGAAATGCCTTAATCGAGAACACAAAATCCTTCGGAGCCTTCTTCCTCCATCTCTCTAGCGTTTTGTCTTGGAGTATCCTATAGAAGGTCTGCTGTATCTCTACGGTCTTGAAGTCTTGGAAGTACTTTTCTTGCTTCTCGCAAAAGCCACATGTTCCAACGAGGATCATAACCATCCCAAAAGGATTTTGAACTTTCCTTTAATATCACTTTTCGGGCCGATGACGAAGGTGGGCACTCGCCGATTTGATGAGGTCGTGGGGGGAGGAGCCAGAGGCCCTCCCAAAGATTATTAAACGGTTGGGCGAAGGAGGGTTAGGTGAGCCTAATGAAGACGGAGAGAGCAAAGGAGATACTCCTCCAACTTCTCAAGATACCCTCTCCTTCCGGGAGAGAGGACAGGATAGCCCTTTACATAATGGAATTCCTCCACAGGCTTGACTATGATGTTCACATAGAGAGCGACGGCGAGATAATTGATCTTGTTGTTAATCCAGAAGCGGAGTTATTTTTCGAAGTTCACATGGACACGATAGAGCCTAGAGCAGAGCCATTTGTGAGGGGAAACATAGTCTATGGAACGGGAGCCAGCGACATAAAGGGAGGGATTGCATCAATCCTTCTAATGCTTGAGCAACTGAAAAAAGAGGGCAAGAATCTGAACGTTGGAATAGTTTTCGTTAGCGACGAGGAGAAAGGAGGAAGGGGCTCCGCTTTATTCATGGAGCGCTACAAGCCGAAGATGGCGGTGGTTCTTGAGCCTACGGATTTGGAGGTCCACATAGCGCATGCAGGAAACATAGAGGCGTACTTTGAAGTTGATGGGAAAGAGGCACATGGAGCATGCCCCGAGAGTGGTGTGAACGCTATTGAGCAGGTCTTTGAGATGTTGCAAAAGCTTAAGGAGCTCGAACCCTTCAAGGTGAAGGGGAAGTACTTCGATCCACACATAGGTATACAGGAGCTAATATGTGAGAACCCCTACTACCTAATTCCCGCGCTGTGTAGGGGAAGGCTTGAGGCCAGACTTCTGCCAGAACAAGAAGTCGAGGACGTTCTAGACTTAATTGACCCAATACTTGATGAGTACACGCTGAAGTACGAGTACACGGAGATATGGGATGGTTATGAGCTGAGTGAAGATGAAGAGATAGTTCAGATAGCAAAGCAGGCGATGGATGTCGTTGGCCTCGATGAGTTTGGGGCAATGAGGAGCTGGACTGACGCAATAAACTTCACATACAACGGGACTAAGACGATAGTATTTGGCCCAGGAAACCTTGATATCTCACACACCAAGTTCGAGAGAATTGATGTAAGGGACGTCGTCAAGGCTAGTGAATTTCTCATGGCAATAAACGAAATATATGGATCGAAGTAGCTCTAAATGGGAATTATAAAACTAAAAAAACTACCAAGCAATTCATGATAATGCTAACCTCTTTCTAAATTTTTAACGTAGAGATATCAATTAATGCCAAGGAGAACTTCTAACTCCATTTAAGGGCATTGTAACAAATACACCGATATTCTCGAGAGGAAAATAAGTCAAGAGAAAGGAGCGTGTTTCTGACCAGCTCATCGTTTAAGGTTATAAGATAAGTCTAACTTTTTCGAGAACTTCCCTGGGGTTCTTCCCAAAGATTATAATCATTGGCTCCTTCCCTATGTCACCTAGGTGGTATATTATATCTGGCCTGTTCTTTGCTCTTTTTACCGCAGTTTCAATGCCCCAGGGTATCGTGGCTCCTTCCTTCTCTTTAACCTCTATTGGCTCCTCCCTTCTGTCATAGAAGGAAACCTTAAGCCCCTGTTCCTTGGCCAGCTCAACTATCTCCTCGCTGTACCTTACGTTTATCGCGCTCCTGTATTCTGGGTAGAACCTCATATACGCGAGGACGGCCCTAGCTAAGTGATCACTCACTCCGAACTCTACTGGGCCTACGGCCTTCACTGAGTTTCCATACTTCACTATCCTTCCCTTAACTCCAGCAACATCTTCGATAGTTCTGGCGTAGGGAAGCGGTAAGGAGTATACAAAGTTCGTGCCAACCTCTGGGATAAGATGAACAGGGCTCATTTCCTCAAACTTCCTGACTGCCTCGCTCAATTCCTTGTAAATTCTCCACTTTTCAGCTGGAATTTCTATCCATGCGGACTGGTTCACGGGACAGTGACCGTGGCCTATTCTATGACCGGTGGCAATTCCCAGGGTTATGAATTTCTTTGCCACTCCTATCGCATCCTCCAGACCAAGCCCCTTGGCGAGGTTGGCAGTTATTGCAGCTGAGAAGGAACAGCCTGTTCCGTGCGTACAGCCCTCCACCTTGGGAGCCCTGTACTCCTTAAAGGTGCCGTTGTGGTACAGAACGTCTATCGCATACTCTCCGGACAGGTGGCCTCCCTTTACAATTACCGCTTTCGCTCCAGTCTCTTCAGC encodes the following:
- a CDS encoding DUF72 domain-containing protein codes for the protein MILVGTCGFCEKQEKYFQDFKTVEIQQTFYRILQDKTLERWRKKAPKDFVFSIKAFQGITHPPNSPTWRRSNVRPSKNVGLLKPTSEVLHYWRITLHEAKLLNARFILIQLPKSFKESDESFTNAEKFFSKIERDIEIAVELRGWSEKGRKKFVKEFDVIDVVDPLVAIPLHRGDVNYYRLHGRYENDRIIYSHRYSDEELRKIRDKVLAFHVEESFVYFNNSNMCEDAMRFKRELGDGPASSPPQRG
- a CDS encoding M20/M25/M40 family metallo-hydrolase yields the protein MKTERAKEILLQLLKIPSPSGREDRIALYIMEFLHRLDYDVHIESDGEIIDLVVNPEAELFFEVHMDTIEPRAEPFVRGNIVYGTGASDIKGGIASILLMLEQLKKEGKNLNVGIVFVSDEEKGGRGSALFMERYKPKMAVVLEPTDLEVHIAHAGNIEAYFEVDGKEAHGACPESGVNAIEQVFEMLQKLKELEPFKVKGKYFDPHIGIQELICENPYYLIPALCRGRLEARLLPEQEVEDVLDLIDPILDEYTLKYEYTEIWDGYELSEDEEIVQIAKQAMDVVGLDEFGAMRSWTDAINFTYNGTKTIVFGPGNLDISHTKFERIDVRDVVKASEFLMAINEIYGSK
- a CDS encoding bifunctional hydroxymethylpyrimidine kinase/phosphomethylpyrimidine kinase: MRLVKTALTIAGSDSGGGAGIEADLKTFTAFGVHGLVAITSVTAQNTTSVTAIHDIPPEVVAEQIRAVVEDIGVDAAKTGMLSNAEIIKAVAKTVEKYDFPLVVDPVMIAKSGAPLLREDAVDALVKYILPLATLVTPNRFEAEKLSGMEIKTVEDARRAAKKIAEETGAKAVIVKGGHLSGEYAIDVLYHNGTFKEYRAPKVEGCTHGTGCSFSAAITANLAKGLGLEDAIGVAKKFITLGIATGHRIGHGHCPVNQSAWIEIPAEKWRIYKELSEAVRKFEEMSPVHLIPEVGTNFVYSLPLPYARTIEDVAGVKGRIVKYGNSVKAVGPVEFGVSDHLARAVLAYMRFYPEYRSAINVRYSEEIVELAKEQGLKVSFYDRREEPIEVKEKEGATIPWGIETAVKRAKNRPDIIYHLGDIGKEPMIIIFGKNPREVLEKVRLIL